Proteins from one Rosa chinensis cultivar Old Blush chromosome 7, RchiOBHm-V2, whole genome shotgun sequence genomic window:
- the LOC112179392 gene encoding heavy metal-associated isoprenylated plant protein 24 produces MGIQGTLEYLSDLLSSAKTKKKKKQTQTVAVKIRMDCEGCARKVKKVLSGVKGAKSVDIDLKQQKATVTGYVDAKKVLKAAQSTKKKCELWPYVPYTLVAHPYVAGAYDKKAPPNMVRSLPSTATITESAVDDHYTQMFSEENPNACSVM; encoded by the exons ATGGGAATTCAAGGCACCTTGGAGTACTTGTCAGATCTACTAAGCAGTGCCaaaaccaagaagaagaagaagcaaacaCAGACCGTAGCAGTGAAAATTAGGATGGACTGCGAGGGTTGTGCTCGCAAGGTGAAGAAGGTCCTCTCCGGTGTAAAAG GGGCTAAATCTGTGGATATCGACTTGAAGCAGCAGAAGGCAACGGTGACTGGTTACGTCGATGCAAAGAAAGTTTTGAAGGCAGCTCAGTCCACCAAGAAGAAGTGCGAGCTGTGGCCTTATGTGCCATACACTCTGGTGGCTCATCCTTATGTTGCCGGAGCCTACGACAAGAAGGCGCCTCCAAATATGGTTAGGAGCCTCCCAAGCACTGCCACTATCACTGAGAGTGCTGTGGATGACCACTACACTCAAATGTTTAGTGAGGAGAACCCAAATGCTTGCTCTGTAATGTAA
- the LOC112178426 gene encoding sulfite exporter TauE/SafE family protein 3: LLDASKCLELQGRTDTPSGARNNPTETNQAKREVSVLENVYWKQLGIIASEWLIILGLQIAKNYVTICSAAYWSLDLLQIPVVVGPSSYQAIKLYQGQRVVASQGSETGANWTIYKLVFYCASGIAAGIVAGLLGLGGGLFMGPLFLEMGIPPQVSSATATFIMTFSSSMSVVEYYLLKRFPIPYALYFAGVATVSSILGQHVGEKVIKALGRASLIIFILAFTAFASALSLGGVGLAHLVTKIQHKEYLWFENMCTHKS, encoded by the exons TTACTGGATGCTTCCAAATGCTTGGAATTACAAG GCCGAACCGATACTCCTAGTGGTGCAAGAAATAACCCAACAGAAACCAATCAAGCTAAAAGAGAG GTTTCTGTTCTTGAAAATGTGTATTGGAAGCAACTTGGAATTATTGCTTCTGAGTGGCTCATAATACTTGGATTGCAGATTGCCaag AATTATGTGACAATTTGTTCGGCGGCATATTGGTCATTAGATCTCTTACAG ATTCCGGTGGTTGTTGGACCAAGTTCATATCAGGCAATCAAACTATACCAAGGGCAGAGAGTAGTTGCATCTCAGGGATCAGAAACAGGTGCAAACTGGACAATCTACAAGCTTGTTTTTTATTGTGCCAGTGGAATAGCAGCAGGGATAGTTGCTGGACTGCTTGGTCTTGGTGGAGGTTTATTTATGGGCCCACTCTTTTTGGAGATGGGTATCCCTCCTCAG GTGTCAAGTGCCACAGCCACCTTTATCATGACATTCTCTTCATCCATGTCAGTGGTAGAATACTACCTCCTGAAACGATTTCCAATTCCCTATG CTCTGTACTTTGCTGGTGTGGCTACTGTTTCTTCGATCCTAGGCCAACACGTAGGAGAGAAAGTGATTAAAGCATTGGGAAGAGCATCTTTGATCATCTTCATTCTAGCTTTCACAGCATTTGCGAGTGCACTCTCATTAG GAGGAGTAGGCTTAGCACATTTGGTTACAAAGATTCAGCACAAGGAGTACTTGTGGTTTGAGAATATGTGCACTCATAAATCCTAA